A genomic window from Methanobacterium sp. BRmetb2 includes:
- a CDS encoding adenosylhomocysteinase: MSYKVKDISLAPQGKKKIEWVQRHMPVLETIKKAFQKEKPFEGITIGSCLHLEPKTINLGLTFQAGGAEVAMTGCNPLSTQDDATAAGAALGLNMYGWRGENNEEYYANIHQVLDHQPDIIIDDGADMIFLIHKQRPELIENILGACEETTTGIHRLKAMAEDKALKFPVMAVNDAYTKYLFDNRYGTGQSTFDSIMGATNVLIAGKTVVVCGYGWCGRGIAMRADGLGANVIVTEIDPIRALEARMDGFRVMKISEAVKHADLLITATGDIDVVAGKDFESMKDGCIMANSGHFNVEINRNDLEKMSVKNSKIKADIEEFVMNDGRTLYLLADGRLVNLASERGQGHPAEIMDMSFSMQALSAKYLLNADLGNEVYKSPDDIDNYIARLKLKAMNIEIDELSPEQIKYLENWEEGT, translated from the coding sequence ATGAGTTACAAAGTTAAAGACATATCACTGGCACCACAAGGTAAAAAGAAAATTGAATGGGTTCAACGGCATATGCCTGTATTAGAAACCATAAAAAAAGCATTTCAAAAGGAAAAACCCTTTGAAGGAATAACAATTGGATCATGCTTACATCTTGAACCAAAAACTATTAATTTAGGTTTAACTTTCCAGGCAGGAGGCGCAGAAGTTGCCATGACCGGATGTAACCCTCTTTCTACCCAGGATGATGCTACCGCAGCCGGGGCTGCTCTGGGACTTAACATGTACGGTTGGAGGGGTGAGAACAATGAAGAATACTATGCAAACATTCATCAGGTGCTTGATCACCAGCCAGACATCATAATTGATGATGGTGCCGACATGATATTTCTCATACACAAGCAAAGACCAGAGCTAATAGAAAATATTTTAGGTGCGTGCGAAGAAACCACCACCGGAATACATAGACTAAAGGCTATGGCTGAAGACAAAGCTTTGAAATTCCCAGTGATGGCGGTAAACGATGCTTACACTAAATATTTATTCGACAACCGTTACGGAACCGGCCAATCCACCTTCGATTCAATTATGGGTGCCACCAATGTATTGATCGCAGGAAAAACCGTGGTCGTATGTGGATATGGATGGTGTGGTCGTGGAATTGCTATGAGGGCTGATGGACTGGGTGCAAATGTTATTGTTACTGAAATTGATCCTATAAGAGCTTTAGAAGCTAGAATGGATGGTTTTAGAGTAATGAAAATATCGGAAGCTGTTAAACATGCGGACCTGCTTATAACTGCCACTGGAGACATTGACGTTGTTGCTGGGAAAGATTTTGAATCAATGAAAGACGGATGTATAATGGCCAATTCTGGTCACTTCAATGTTGAAATCAATAGAAATGACCTTGAAAAGATGTCTGTTAAAAACAGTAAAATCAAGGCAGATATTGAAGAATTTGTAATGAATGATGGAAGAACTTTATATCTTCTGGCAGACGGCAGACTTGTTAATTTAGCATCAGAACGAGGCCAAGGACACCCCGCAGAAATAATGGACATGAGCTTTTCCATGCAAGCCTTATCCGCCAAATATTTATTGAATGCAGATTTAGGAAATGAGGTTTATAAATCACCTGATGATATAGACAATTACATTGCTAGACTGAAATTAAAGGCTATGAACATAGAAATTGATGAGTTGAGTCCTGAACAGATAAAATATCTTGAAAATTGGGAAGAGGGAACCTAA